The stretch of DNA atttattttaaaaaaaagttttatttttttattttttttataaacctttatttataaactgcaacatgtacaaacagctgagaaacaataataaaaataagtatggtgcccgtatgctgttttttttcaataaaatactggaaaggatagaaatgtagtttgtctcttttatccgattattaatcgatcaatcgaagtaacaatcgacagattaatcgattatcaaattaatcgttagttgcagccctagttcattcatagttttgatgccttcagtgacaatctgcaatgtaaatagtcataaaaataaagaaaacacattgaatgagaatgtgtgtccaaacttttggcctgtactatatacacCTCTTCTATATGAAAAGTAACTTTACATTACTTCTGCTTGGATTGATCTATATACAGAAATTGTTATTACATTTAAATGAACATGACCTCCTTCAGGGGGCGGGAAAACCTCCTAATATAGTGCTAAGCGGAACACAGAATATTCCATGTCTACATCTCTTATATTTGATCTCGTTAGATTGCGCAGCTGCACATGGAAGGCAATAAAGGACAACTATAAGTAGTATTGTCTGTTTCTTCCAGTGTTTGAGAACAAGGACAAGATCGTGATCGTGATGGAGTACGCGAGCCGGGGTGACCTGTACGACTACATCTGCGACAGGAGAACCATCTCTGAGCGGGAATCCAGGCACTTCTTCAGACAAATTGTGTCCGCCGTGCACTATTGCCATCAGGTAAGGCCTGGTCTTATTCACAACGGTTTAAACACCCAAATTTAACCTTGAATGACCCGACATCCCCTCTTAGCGCTGCCTCATCCCTCCGATGTGCACACTAATGACATAGAGCTCCCCTCGGACCAGTTGCTCAACTCTTGTTCCTTCCAGGGCACCTTAACTCCCGCTGTTACATAATGGCCATTAATAACTGTCAGCGGGCTGATTGGAATGGGTGATGCTTTGGGAACAATGCAGAGGGAAATGAACACTGAAGTGAGGGAGGCGGTGTCACTAATGAGAGCGTGATGGAAGAGAACAAGCACACACGCACAGCGCCGCACAGTTAAGCGCCTCAGTGGATATGCTTTAAATGTAAGCTAGGTAATGATTACCCAGAAAATTACACTATCAAAGTCCATGGTCCAACTGATTGTTACATTTGACACAACTTTCACTTCTGAAAAACTGAAAACTATCGATTCCCTAAAGAAATGTGTTTCGTTTTTATGCTTTCCCATATTTTACTGATCCCTGATGCACAGCGCTTTGTTTTTAACGGTGCATGGTGTTaaaatgctatataaataaagttaacaTGGTAAAATTACACTGCAAAACACTGAGCATGTCGCCTTGCTACAAGCGTCCTTTCCTTTTTAAGGACTGGATGAccggtgtatttttttttaaaggcaaagCAAACATTAGCAGAAGGCATGCCCCCCTGCAGAGCCAAGGATAATGAAACATAGCTGACACTGCAAAAGAGGAAAGATAGGAATGTGTTCTTACACAGAGGAAAACTATTAATATTTTATGTAATGTAGACAACCTGctataaaaatgtgtggaatttGACTGATAAAATGTTGTgatgacaataactgatacagactGTCTTCTTTTCCTAGAATGGAATAGTACACCGGGATCTAAAACTGGAGAATATTCTACTGGATGGCAATGGCAACGTCAAGGTATGCAGCTATTGCTAACGTTGTTATACAGTCTACGTACATTACATATACCTCATGAgtgtacagattttttttttacatgactaAATTACTTTTGTGGCGCCCCTTGTGGATTGTGTTTAAAACACTTTGGTAGACATGCTGGCATAAACATAATACAGATATCCTCAAGGTAGGGGTGCACGATAAATTATCAGGCCGATATGGAGAATCATGACATCACAACGATACATTTTATAACATTCAAAAATAGCTGATATTCAATAACAAAACGCTTGAATGAGACGAGATTACCCACACTGTGTCACAAATGAGCCTGTTGTGAACTTCCCCTGAGCTCATCGTAAACATTGATCGTGTGGGACTTCTTCACGGCTTCAGAGGAAGACCTTTTGTGTGCTATTTGCATGAAATATTCTGCAAACATTCTGCCAGGAAGGGGACATAAATCACGCTTGAACACATCAAAGatatcagccacctgaaacacCAGCTGTACTACAACTGTGTTTTGCAAGCCTATGGGAATACGCCTGCTGTTAAAGAAGCCAGCTGCAAAGAAAAGCCTAAGGCTTGATCCAATCACCACAGcttttaaaatgttgaaaaaagacGACAGCTAGAGACGACAACCCGAGTGCCAAAGATTTCATCATAGAAATTATGCCGTTGGACGACAAGCCTCTTACCATAGTTGTGTGATGATCCGTTTCtcggatcatgttttattttagtttaagACTCTCTTAGTTCTGTTTCATCACCCCTGGGTTCGTgtttcttagttgccatgggtgatgattattttcacctgcctctcttTAGTGTTCTGgacactcacctgctcccgggcactaaccAGAGaggtatttattagggctgtgaatctttgggtgtcccacgattcgattcaatatcgattcttggggtcacgattcgattcaaaatcgattttttttttttcaatttaacacgattctcgattaaaaaacaattttttttccccgattcaaaacggttctctattcattcaatacataggatttcagcaggatatactccagtctgctgacatgcaagcacagttgtacatttttgtaaaaagcttttataattgtaaaggacaatgttttatcaactgattgcaataatgtaaatttgttttaactattaaatgaaccaaaaatatgacttattttatctttgtgaaaatattggacacagtgtgttgtcaagcttatgagatgtgatgcaagtgtaagattcaaattcgaatcgatttttccccacacccctagtactTATTCCTACCTTTCACCCCACtcggtctggctgttttgtttgctcctGCAACATCCTAGCTTCCTGTTCCTGTGCTTAGCTCTACTCTAGTTTCCTGTGAAATCGGCATGCTTTTTCTGTTCTTGTTTTCTTGCctgatttatgaaaataaaatcaagAATTCTgcctgcacactgcttccggagttccatctgcatcttggggaaacgacctgCGCATAACCATGCGACCCCCCAACCGTAACGATGGCACGGGAAACTAGGGTAGAGCTAAGCAcaggaacaagaacaagaagctaGGATAACGAACGTAACATGTTgcaggatcaaacaaaacagccagaccgagtgtggcgaaaagcaggaataaatagctctctgattagtgctgggGAGCAGGTGaaagtcccgaacactaatcagaggcaggtgaaaataatcatcacccatggcaactaagaaacacaaacccaggggtgatgaaacagaactaagagagacttaaactaaaataaaacatgatccgggcaccGGCTCATCACAAGTTGAAGATGCTAGCTTTTGTCAGGACAAATCTACAGACACACTTTGTCAAATCCACCTTTGTTTGAATCTGTCTTACAtccaggtgtgcacaaactataGTCAATCTAAAGGTAAAATGGTCCTGAGAAGCAGAAAGTTATTAGTTTTGGATTGAAATAAAAGTGTGCATCTCTACCTCCAGTTTTATAATCATGAGAGAAATGGTCAATGACTTATGGGTaattggcatacttgccaaccctcctgaattttccaggagactcccgaatttcagtgcctctcccgaaaatctcccgggacaaccattctcccgaatttctcccgatttacagccggacttaaggcacgccccctccaggtccgtgcggacctgagtgaggacagactgtcgtcacgtccgctctttacttcatacttcagaaccgactcccacacttgccgtcagggtgcgcaatacaacgtaaaccgttggccaaccaaaaaatttttggttggccaacggtttacgttgtattgcgcaccctgacggcaaatgtgggagtcggttctgaagtatgaagtaaagagacgtaacttcatcacctcgcctggttattgactccaacccagaatattacactgcacatacctttgctccttcaaaggctgtgctactggctgcaaagcattgcactttcaaatacaacaatgagtagagaggagtgttatgtgtgtgtatatgtgtaaataaatgaacactgaaattcaagtatttattttatttatatgtatatatatatataataaaatacatatttatatatagctagaatttactgaaagtcaagaatgtattttatttatatatatataagaaatacttgaatttaagtgaattctagctatgaatATACTCCTCCTCCTTAACCACGACCCCTGATCCCGCCCACCTCACTCCGACTCCCCCAAATCTCCctaatttggaggtctcaaagttggcaagtatgacaattaGTTGCTAAGTCCCGCTAACGCCCATGCAAAGGCACTTGTGCTTATCAGTCCCCTAAAGGTGTGCACCAAAACGTGTAATAATACAGATAAACCCACCAAAGTGATGGTGGGTATTTTGGAACTCAAATGGAATTTTGTGAGGAATTTAGAGTTAATGTGACACCAAATATTCTTGTCCTAGTAATTGGGTCATATCCAGAAACATTTACATTTCTCAATGAAACCCTAACACTTTTTTCTGACAGATTGCAGACTTTGGCTTGTCCAACCTTTACAACGGGGACGAGTACCTGCAGACGTTTTGTGGCAGCCCACTGTACGCGTCCCCAGAGATTGTAAATGGACGCCCATACCGTGGCCCGGAGGTGGACACGTGGTCCCTCGGGGTGCTGTTGTACACCATGGTCCACGGCACTATGCCCTTTGATGGAAACAGCCACAAGGCACTGGTCCAGCAGATTAGCACCGGAAACTACCGCAAACCAATCAAACCTTCTGGTGAGTGTTTAatttcttttgtgtttttttatttaccggTAGATGTTttaggaaatcgcaaaaagccgctgcccgaccagggctcagaaaatctgcagagactcctcccacccccaccaagcactgttttcactgctggactctagaaagaggttccgcagcctccatagcagaaactccaggttctgtaacagcttcttccctcaggccatcagactcttgaatgcatcataataatcccctcaattccccccaaaaaacggattaactcgctggaatacaaagacaatacaacatacatccttaaacgtggatgcatatgcaaaagtgcaatatattcatctgaacagtaatctatttatttatatacgcagtcccctccaaagtttctcattgtcatcccattgggttgaggttttttttgtcctgatgtgggatcttagccgaggatgtcgttgtggcttttgcagccctttgagacacttgtgatttagggctatagaagtaaacattgattgaccttattgctcttttattatGCACTACAACAAACTAATGCAActacatttcgttcttatctgtactgtaaagttcaaatttgaatgacaataaaagtaagTCTTAGCATTTAAATGTGTTTACACTTCTCTCCCCCGACCAGATGCTTGTGGCCTCATTCGCTGGATGCTGATGGTAAACCCAGATCGCAGAGCTACCATAGAGGAGATAGCGGGACACTGGTGGCTGAACTGGGGCTACCAGAAGTCCCTCTTGGGTGAGACGAAAGTGGAGGAGACGACGTCCACAAAATCGATGTCCCACCCGGCCGGGCTGGCCAGCGTTGCCAGTTGGCTGCGGCGTACATCCAGACCTTTGCTGGAGAACGGCTCCAAGATGCGCTGCCTGCTCCGCCCACACGGCAGCGGCGGCGACGTGGTGCGCCAACGCTCTCTGCGTAGGTCGCGGAAGGAGAACAACGTCTCCCAGCCTGCGCACGAAACATGTGCGGACACTCGGCCTTCCAAGGGTATTTTGAAAAGAAGAAATAGTATCAAACAGAAAGTCACGAGCGAGGTTCCCGCGGTCGCAACACTGGAGCATCAGAGTATTTTGGGTTTGTCCCCCACAGCCAGTGCAGCCTGTGCTGCGACGCAACCTCGGAAAGGTATCCTAAAGAAGCCCACAGAGCAGGAGTCAGGCTACTACTCCTCCTCTCCTGAGAATAGTGACTCCGGCTTTAAAGCGTGCCCCTCAGCACCAACCCATCGGAAAGGCATCCTTAAGCGGAACGGGAAGTACTCCTCAGGCGGGCTGCAGGAGTTTGGCTCCTTGGATCAGCTGGCGGTTTCTTTACCGCACCGGGGCTCCAGGATGAGGCCAGGTGAGGCCATCAGCAAGGACAGCATTCTGTCCTCTGAGTCTTTTGACCAGCTGGATCTTCCAGACCGTGTCGGACCACCGGCACACACGGAGAAAGCAGGCAGGCCCTTAATGAGAGCATGCGTGTCTGCCGACAACCTGCTGGGAATCCAAGAAGACCGTGTGCTGGGAGAGCAGAGGCCGTGGAGCTGCTACGAGTCCGGGATGGCCGACAGCGCCTTCTCCATTACAGACTGCGATAATGTGACTGAAGCTTACAAGCAGGCCTTGAATATTAACAGCTGAGCTCCACTGAACTAACTTCAAGTGTACTGTTGCAAAATAGCAGCGCACTTGAGCCAACATCACAAATTGCACGATACCAAAAAAAGGGAAGCACAAAGGGATACTTGGTTGTAAAGTGAAATGCGTTTTCTCCATATACAGTAcagtcaaacctgtttgtgttgaCAACTAACTCACGCCCCACCTGAAGTCAACATAACATGTGACAGCCAAAGGGGTCTTTTCTATGAGTCTGTTTATTTAGACGTGTTTTAGTATCGACGATTGTATCATTATCACTAAGCAGTGTTACATGATAACGGCGACATGACTACTTTTTTAAGACTCCATTAAAACATGCACAGGGTTCAGTGCAAAGTAtgcgcttcaaaataaaagcatgtcatTGATAATCTGGATAGTAAGGAAGAAGAATCCAAACAAAAATATGCAAAAATGAACAAcgtttataacaaaaaaaaactgcagtAGGTTACAAAATTTTGAGTATCGTCCTCCTGTCAACATCcaaagtcacaagtaaatgtgtAAGCAAAGACTATTGACTGTTTCGGTTAGGTCGACAACCGCTTATGACAACATGAGTCAGGGGTTCTACTGTGTAGGCCAAAAAGAATCAGTTATTTCTCACCCAGACAGTTTGATAAGCATTTATGGCTTTATGGCGTGTTTATCATTTGATGCCGACATGAGGGTTGCTTGGCTCTCAGATTTGACTACATTTTACGGCGCAAAGACACACAGCTTCTCAGGATGCCAAAGAGCACTTTCTTTTATGGTATTTAGGAATGCACAGGGCGTTTTGATCGTTGTTTATAATTCATGTTTTCCATTGAACTGGAATAGTTACGGTGACACACTGACTCATGACAAGAAGAACCAGTTGGACCTGTGGTAGCGCCCAAATTGTCACTGGAACACATGCACAGGCCTTGAAGAGATTAGGGTTTGTTTTTGCCCTTTCTCCTGTCTTGAGCGTGGAAAAACGGCAGCATCTGTTTAGCCTGAACGATGAGCTTTATTAACTGAATGTTAATGTGTAACCGTGGAAGTAAACATTAAAGATGGCGCTAAGGTGTCTTTGGGTTCTTGGCTTAGGGCTTCAGTTTTATTTGAAAACACCTGACTGGATTGTATGTTATCCCATCAAAAATAGCTGAAGTGCATAACAGGTGTACACCCATACTGACAGCATTATGCTATTAAACTGCTTGTTATATGAGTGTCCCTACAGgtttcttttattttttgttgtgtcTTACTTCACATTGAAATTCTTAACACGAGTATAGAGTAATGAATAAAACCGTAACCAAAAAGTGCTGATAAAACTGATAAATGTATTTGTATCATTTAAGAAAAAGGTATGCACAGAGCAGGTCAAGCCTATCCCTCCTGAATTTGGAATGTagattttgtttgtgtttttcctgATAAACTGAAGCTCATCAGAAATGAAAATGCAGCAGAAAAATCTCACAATTTCAACAAGTTCTTGTCATTTCAGGAATGGAATAAGTTGTTTTTGCATTTCGATGTGAATTACCTTTTTGTACCAAATGTGGCAAACCTTTTTTTCCCACATGTGCCAAAAACACTCTCTTGTATGATTATGTGATGGGTCATTCATGTAACTAGGATGAGGaaatcaataaaaacaaaactaaaagtacTTACCTGCTGCCTCGCATTGTCAATTATTTACAATCAACACCTTTATGTAATCGTTTTGACACAATGAGTACGTTTACAGCAACAAACGAGTACATTTGAAGCAGAAGAGTAACATTTTAGTCCACGTAACAGGATACATACACTAAGTTGAGTTTTGGGTGGAAATAAACCTAAGATGTACTGCTTGCTTTTCGTATAACCCACTTTTCAATGAACCTTTTTCAACAATTGTGTCCCGGTTTTCGCGTAGTATCTCGGTTATCACACATCGTGTAACACACTTATTATTCCGTGAGTAATTGAGTGCCCTAACAAAGAATTCAATGTGTTGGTGACGCAGtctctgttttttttaatcatcgaGTGTGACCACAAAGTTGCTAGTGCCCACATAAAGAAGGTGGAAAAACAAGACTAATTCAAGAAAAAACTTGTTGCAAAGTAAAAAGGTAGCCTTCTTTACCCACAAGTCTTtaataaaggtaaaagtgatgcTAAATGTTCATTTAGtcatttaatttgtaatttatgtcttttgtattattttctgcaagtaaagttttctataaaaacatattttatgttaatattgttgtgtgtctggaacatacttgccaaccttgagacctccgaattcgggagatgggggggtcggaccagggggcggggttaaggggggaggagtatatttatagctagaattcactgaaattcaattatttcttttatatatatatatatatatgtgtgtactgtattaagggtgtgggaaaacatcgaatcgaattcgaatcgcgatttttacgttgtgcgattcagaatcgattctcatttttaaaaagtccatttttattttttaatttatttatttacatttttttattttttattttttttaattaatcaatccaacaaaacaatagacagcaataccataacaatgcaatccaattccaaaaccaaacccgacccagcaacactcagaactgcaataaacagagcaattgagaggagacacaaacacgacacaaaacaaaccaaaaatagtgaaacaaaaattaaaattatcaacaacattatcaatactagttacaatttcaacatagcagtgattaaaaatccctcattgacattatcattagacatttataaaaataaaaaaagaacaatagtgtcacagtggcttacacttgcatcgcatctcataagcttgacaacacactgtgtgcaatattttcacaaagataaaataagtcatatttttggttcatttaatagttaaaacaaatttacattattgcaatcagttgataaaacattgtcctttacaattataaaagctttttacaaaaatctactactctgcttgcatgtcagcagactggggtagatcctgctgaaatctatgtattgaatgaatagagaattgttttgaatcgagaatcatgttgaattgaaaaaaaatcgtttttgaatcgagaatcatgttgaattgaaaaaaaatcgattttgaatcgaatcgtgaccccaagaatcgatattgaatcgaatcgtgggacacccaaagattcacagccctaatatgtatatatacttgaatttcagtgttcatttatttacacatatacacacacataacaatcctctctactacttgccgtagttttgaagcaatgcatgatgggaatccggatgttgtgtgtcagtgtattaacgtgccggctggaataaacacacactgagaaatagctccgtgcctgcctactttatgagttatagataaacctatggatagcggagacatatataatagtctccttcttgttgtgtgtgcagttgcgcactgagctccaaaagccgcagatgttataacgtgactggggccggcacgctgtttatatggaggaaaagtggacgtgacgacaggctgtcctcactcaggtccggctggaaatcgggagaaattcgggagaggcactgaaattcgggagggttggcaagtatggtctggaacaaactatccatccatccattttctaccgcttgtcccgtttggggtcgtggggggtgctggagcctatctcagctgcaatcgggcggtaggcggggtacaccctggacaagtcaaacTAATTAGATTAATTTCGTATGaagaacatttcattttcatttcattttcataaGATTACATTTTTGTTCGACCTTTGAGAACGGATCACCAACgaaaaccaaggtaccactgCATGACCTTTACAGGTGAACCTAATTTGAGCTTGTTTTAACATTTGATAGCCAACTGTTCAATGTTTTAGGACTTGCTGTCATCTAACAAGAAGGGGAATggcaacatttgtgtgtgtgatcCACTTATCATCCAATACTTTTGCACATTAAGGCATGCCTTTCTGGGACTCTTCCAGTctctatatcaatcaatcaatcaatcaatgtttatttatatagccctaaatcacaagtgtctcaaagggctgtacaagccacaacgacatccttggtacagagcccacatacgggcaaggaaaactcaccccagtgggacgtcaatgtgaatgactatgagaaaccttggagaggaccgcatatgtgggtaacccccccctaggggagaccgaaagcaatggatgtcgagtgggtctgacataatattgtgaaagtccaacacatcagcgagagtccagtccatagtggggccagcaggaaccatcccgagtggagacgggtcagcagcgtagagatgtccccatctgatggacaggctagcggtccaccccgggtttggagcagagtagaaaagaaaagaaaagaaacggcagatcaactggtctaaaaagggagtctatttaaaggctagagtatacaaatgagttttaagatgagacttaagtgcttctactgaggtagcatctctaacttttaccgggagggcattccatagtattggagcccgaatagaaaacgctctatagcccgcagactttttttgggctctgggaatcactaataagccggagttctttgaacgcagatttcttgccgggacatatggtacaatacaatcggcaagataggcaggagcttgaccgtgtagtattttatacgtaagtagtaaaaccttaaagtcgcatcttaggtgcacaggaagccagtgcaagtgagccagtataggcgtaatatgatcaaactttcttgtttttgtcaaaagtctagcagccgcattttgtaccatctgtaatcttttaatgctagacatagggaggcccgaaaataaaacgttacagtaatcgagacgagatgtaacgaacgcatggataatgatctcagcatcgcttgtggacaaaatgggacgaattttagcgatattacggagatgaaagaaggccgttttagtaacactcttaatgtgcgactcaaacgagagagttgggtcgaagataaaacccagattctttacagagtcaccttgtttaattgtttggttgtcaaatgttaaggtggtatttttaaatagatgtcggtgttgagcaggaccgataatcagcatttccgttttcttagcgttgagttgcaaaaagttagcggacatccattgtttaatttcattaagacacgcctccagctgactacaatccggcgtgttggtcagctttaggggcatgtagagttgggtgtcatcagcataacagtgaaagctaacaccgtatttgcgtatgatgtcacctagcggcagcatgtaaatactaaagagtgcagggccaagaaccgaaccctggggaactccgcacgttaccttaacatagtccgaggtcacgttgttatgggagacgcactgcatcctgtcagtaagataagagaccaagacaaggctaagtctgtcatcccaatacgcgttttgatacgctctaataaaatattatgatcaacagtatcgaaagcggcgctaagatcaagaagcagcaacatagatgaagcatcagaatccatcgttagcaatagatcattagtcatttttgcgagggctgtct from Entelurus aequoreus isolate RoL-2023_Sb linkage group LG01, RoL_Eaeq_v1.1, whole genome shotgun sequence encodes:
- the nuak2 gene encoding NUAK family SNF1-like kinase 2 gives rise to the protein MMEGSGVGRLSSNRWPPMGTLLAEADAPERTVQVKKQAVKRHHHKHNLKHRYEFMETLGKGTYGKVKKAKERSGRLVAIKSIRKEKIKDEQDLVHIRREIEIMSSLCHPHIITIYEVFENKDKIVIVMEYASRGDLYDYICDRRTISERESRHFFRQIVSAVHYCHQNGIVHRDLKLENILLDGNGNVKIADFGLSNLYNGDEYLQTFCGSPLYASPEIVNGRPYRGPEVDTWSLGVLLYTMVHGTMPFDGNSHKALVQQISTGNYRKPIKPSDACGLIRWMLMVNPDRRATIEEIAGHWWLNWGYQKSLLGETKVEETTSTKSMSHPAGLASVASWLRRTSRPLLENGSKMRCLLRPHGSGGDVVRQRSLRRSRKENNVSQPAHETCADTRPSKGILKRRNSIKQKVTSEVPAVATLEHQSILGLSPTASAACAATQPRKGILKKPTEQESGYYSSSPENSDSGFKACPSAPTHRKGILKRNGKYSSGGLQEFGSLDQLAVSLPHRGSRMRPGEAISKDSILSSESFDQLDLPDRVGPPAHTEKAGRPLMRACVSADNLLGIQEDRVLGEQRPWSCYESGMADSAFSITDCDNVTEAYKQALNINS